The proteins below come from a single Faecalibaculum rodentium genomic window:
- a CDS encoding IS110 family transposase yields MNHVAQTVIPVAGGLDVHKSFVVAVIKSTSDQGTVNTVKKRFSTFRADLEDLRDWLLQNDCHHVCMESTGKYWIPVYNVLETAMDEVRVCNPKWLSLVKGEKDDNKDAARICDLYRNGMTKSSYIPSKQIRTLRELTRLRQKYVQQRASDHNRLINCLTVNNYKLDMVFSNVRGISASRIIDLILSGESYTDEDILKCVSKRCKASQEDILRACHGLEFDKFQREKLKIIRDHIDELTKEIEKLDQLIAEACEDHKEPIDLLMTIPGVSEISARKIIAELGTEMDQFGKDSRVAKWAGLAPGSDESAGKIHSRHITKGGKHLKPVLIEVAWAAVRSKNPYYRCKFEILSLRLGKKRAIVAIARKVIVSIFHMFSDMKEWHPKDCDDCFVPRGLSVQKESRKLNKTVSTLKAMGMTEHQILKTIAKGFDDSEIKDDAGNSYDSITGEYITA; encoded by the coding sequence GTGAACCATGTAGCTCAAACTGTTATTCCGGTTGCCGGTGGACTTGATGTCCATAAATCCTTTGTCGTCGCTGTGATCAAAAGCACCAGCGATCAGGGAACGGTCAATACGGTAAAAAAAAGGTTCTCGACCTTTCGTGCAGATCTGGAAGACCTGCGGGACTGGCTCCTGCAGAATGACTGCCATCATGTCTGCATGGAATCGACCGGAAAATACTGGATACCGGTCTATAACGTCCTTGAGACAGCCATGGATGAAGTGCGGGTCTGTAACCCTAAATGGCTGTCTCTGGTGAAAGGCGAGAAAGATGACAACAAGGATGCCGCACGTATCTGTGATCTGTATCGAAACGGGATGACAAAATCCAGTTATATCCCGAGCAAACAGATCCGCACTCTCAGAGAGCTTACACGTCTTCGACAAAAGTATGTGCAACAGCGGGCTTCGGACCATAACCGTCTGATCAATTGTCTCACTGTCAACAACTACAAACTGGACATGGTTTTCTCCAATGTCCGGGGAATATCGGCATCCCGTATCATCGATCTTATCTTATCAGGAGAATCATATACAGATGAAGATATTTTGAAATGTGTGTCGAAGCGGTGCAAAGCTTCACAGGAAGATATCCTCCGGGCCTGCCACGGACTCGAATTCGATAAATTCCAGAGAGAGAAACTGAAGATCATCCGGGACCATATAGATGAACTGACGAAAGAGATAGAAAAACTGGACCAGCTCATAGCAGAGGCTTGTGAAGATCATAAGGAGCCTATCGATTTACTGATGACGATACCTGGAGTCAGTGAAATAAGTGCCCGAAAGATCATCGCTGAGCTTGGAACGGAGATGGATCAGTTTGGGAAGGATTCACGTGTAGCCAAATGGGCAGGTCTGGCACCAGGAAGTGACGAATCAGCAGGAAAGATCCATTCCCGTCACATCACCAAGGGGGGCAAGCACCTTAAACCTGTTCTGATTGAAGTGGCATGGGCAGCTGTCAGATCCAAGAATCCATATTACCGCTGTAAATTTGAGATCCTGAGTTTGCGTCTGGGGAAGAAAAGAGCGATCGTCGCGATCGCCCGAAAAGTGATCGTATCGATCTTCCACATGTTTTCGGACATGAAGGAATGGCATCCCAAAGACTGTGATGACTGTTTTGTACCAAGAGGTCTCTCAGTCCAAAAGGAGTCCAGGAAACTGAATAAGACAGTCAGCACACTGAAGGCGATGGGGATGACAGAGCATCAGATCCTCAAAACGATAGCAAAAGGGTTTGATGATTCTGAGATCAAAGATGATGCGGGTAACAGTTATGATTCGATCACAGGAGAATACATAACAGCCTGA
- a CDS encoding metallophosphoesterase family protein has product MKKLRVLVLSDEIDRALYDHFDRSMLQDIDMIISCGDLPARYLTFLATMFNGPVLYVCGNHDEKYVTNPPEGCICIEDEIYEYQGIRFLGLGGSRRYKKGPFQYTEVQMEKRIHKLWYPLWRKKGFDVLVTHSPAKDHGDGKGAHEGFPCFNRLIEKYRPSWFFYGHMHLSYDANTPRVSRLGDTSTVNAFGKYVVEVEVPENGDTHRSADGDGGSQLEQ; this is encoded by the coding sequence ATGAAGAAACTCAGGGTCCTGGTGCTCTCGGATGAAATCGACCGGGCCCTGTACGATCACTTTGACCGCTCGATGCTGCAGGACATTGACATGATCATTTCCTGCGGCGATCTCCCCGCCCGGTACCTGACATTTCTCGCCACAATGTTCAACGGACCCGTCCTGTATGTCTGCGGGAACCATGACGAGAAATACGTCACAAACCCTCCCGAGGGGTGCATCTGCATCGAAGACGAGATCTACGAATACCAGGGGATCCGGTTCCTGGGCCTGGGGGGCAGCCGCCGGTACAAAAAGGGGCCGTTTCAGTACACCGAAGTCCAGATGGAGAAGCGGATCCACAAACTGTGGTATCCGCTGTGGCGGAAAAAAGGATTCGATGTGCTGGTCACACATTCTCCTGCCAAAGACCACGGAGACGGCAAAGGTGCCCATGAAGGGTTCCCTTGTTTCAACCGCCTGATTGAAAAGTACCGTCCTTCCTGGTTCTTTTACGGCCACATGCACCTGAGCTATGACGCCAACACCCCCCGGGTGTCCAGGCTCGGTGATACGTCCACCGTAAATGCCTTCGGCAAGTATGTTGTGGAAGTCGAGGTGCCGGAAAACGGAGATACACACCGGTCTGCCGATGGTGACGGAGGCAGTCAGCTGGAGCAGTAA
- a CDS encoding 3-hydroxyacyl-CoA dehydrogenase NAD-binding domain-containing protein produces MNKVTVIGGGVLGSQIALVCAYHGLDTWIWLRSPASIDRAKPKLKKAFEEIMADIERADGDPARLPAGLQEPDITTKKAKEKARRALESVHLELNLEKALAGADIVIESMSEDPKAKAEMYAAMAPLLTKDQILVTNSSTLLPSMFADMTGCPERYLALHFANHIWRNNLTEVMAQPKTDPEVFDEVMTFARSISMDPVAVRKERSGYLLNSMLVPFLFSAMDLLVTGTGDVKDIDKAWVKGAGAPYGPFRMLDTIGLETARNIAHNFAAIPEEMAPFHYRDIERMLTEKIDRKEKFCD; encoded by the coding sequence ATGAACAAAGTGACTGTGATCGGCGGCGGTGTGCTGGGATCCCAGATTGCCCTGGTCTGTGCATATCACGGCCTCGATACCTGGATCTGGCTGCGTTCCCCTGCCAGCATTGACCGCGCAAAGCCGAAGCTGAAGAAAGCCTTTGAGGAAATCATGGCAGATATCGAGCGTGCCGATGGAGATCCCGCCCGTCTGCCGGCCGGACTGCAGGAACCGGACATCACGACAAAGAAGGCAAAGGAAAAGGCGCGAAGAGCCCTGGAATCCGTTCATCTGGAGCTGAATCTGGAAAAAGCACTGGCGGGCGCGGATATTGTCATTGAATCCATGTCCGAGGACCCGAAGGCCAAGGCTGAGATGTATGCGGCCATGGCACCGCTGCTGACGAAGGACCAGATTCTGGTCACGAATTCCAGCACCCTGCTGCCGTCCATGTTTGCGGACATGACCGGATGTCCGGAACGGTATCTGGCGCTGCATTTTGCGAACCACATCTGGCGCAACAACCTGACGGAAGTCATGGCGCAGCCGAAGACCGATCCGGAGGTATTCGATGAAGTGATGACATTTGCCCGATCCATTTCCATGGATCCGGTGGCTGTGCGCAAGGAGCGCAGCGGGTATCTGCTGAATTCCATGCTGGTTCCGTTCCTGTTTTCCGCCATGGACCTGCTGGTGACGGGTACCGGAGATGTGAAAGACATTGACAAAGCATGGGTGAAAGGTGCCGGCGCTCCCTATGGTCCGTTCCGGATGCTGGACACCATCGGTCTGGAGACGGCCCGGAATATCGCGCATAATTTTGCGGCGATTCCGGAGGAGATGGCACCGTTCCATTACAGGGACATCGAACGGATGCTGACGGAGAAAATCGACCGGAAAGAAAAATTCTGCGATTGA
- a CDS encoding DUF4230 domain-containing protein, giving the protein MKKSKIVLLAVLIFSGCARVQPDPEPAAVCSAGSLTVMKMGFHTVASCDKNRGDGLSSLFKKARKYWQEYDGTVEVSYSLKESGVSKTGETFNITVPDPEITVHIDTKNAKDPYVTEDAWLVKNPITPEEQEQMFKDAKLEMLDSIQNDQDLIKRAKQRYKELLSSYIASIGRQHDREYKVVFVE; this is encoded by the coding sequence ATGAAAAAAAGTAAAATCGTTCTTCTGGCGGTTCTCATCTTCTCGGGCTGCGCCCGGGTGCAGCCTGACCCGGAACCGGCAGCTGTCTGCTCTGCCGGAAGTCTGACCGTAATGAAAATGGGCTTTCATACGGTCGCGAGTTGCGACAAAAACCGCGGGGACGGCCTGTCATCCCTCTTCAAGAAAGCCCGGAAGTACTGGCAGGAATATGACGGGACTGTGGAGGTCAGCTACTCCCTGAAGGAAAGCGGCGTGTCCAAAACCGGCGAAACATTCAACATCACCGTTCCTGACCCTGAAATTACTGTTCACATCGATACAAAGAACGCCAAAGACCCCTATGTCACCGAAGATGCCTGGCTGGTCAAAAATCCCATCACCCCCGAGGAACAGGAGCAGATGTTCAAAGATGCGAAATTGGAGATGCTGGATTCCATTCAAAATGACCAGGACCTGATAAAGCGCGCAAAGCAGCGCTACAAAGAGCTCCTGTCCTCCTATATTGCGAGCATCGGCAGGCAGCATGACCGGGAGTACAAAGTTGTATTTGTGGAATAG
- a CDS encoding SDR family NAD(P)-dependent oxidoreductase, whose product MERLKDKVAIVTGSTSGIGIAIARLYAAEGAKVIICGRRQERGEAVVQEIRDAGGQAAYHFMDLMDTKSIEALMKDTARDYGRIDILVNNAANASPKDGQVEEVTLEQWDEVFDSNLRGTFWAVKCALPFMKEHGGSIVNIGSMAACGGDLQGTAYAASKAGVDMLTKDIALQYGKNNIRCNCVRPGLIVTPQNEPRIPDVLKKIYLSNICVTRYGRPEDIGHLCVYLGSDESYYMTGQILTVDGGLNTHSPTVAQFRELNSRTW is encoded by the coding sequence ATGGAACGACTCAAAGACAAAGTGGCCATTGTCACGGGATCCACCAGCGGCATCGGCATTGCCATTGCAAGGCTGTACGCTGCCGAAGGCGCAAAGGTGATCATCTGCGGACGCCGCCAGGAACGGGGAGAAGCCGTGGTCCAGGAGATTCGGGATGCCGGTGGACAGGCAGCCTATCACTTCATGGACCTCATGGATACAAAGTCCATCGAAGCGCTGATGAAAGACACCGCCCGGGACTACGGCCGGATCGATATCCTGGTCAACAACGCCGCCAACGCCAGCCCGAAGGACGGCCAGGTGGAGGAAGTCACGCTGGAGCAGTGGGATGAGGTGTTTGACAGCAACCTGCGCGGCACGTTCTGGGCCGTCAAGTGCGCCCTGCCGTTCATGAAGGAACATGGCGGATCCATTGTCAACATCGGATCCATGGCGGCCTGCGGCGGTGACCTGCAGGGAACGGCCTATGCCGCTTCCAAAGCCGGCGTGGATATGCTGACAAAGGACATCGCTCTGCAGTATGGAAAGAACAACATCCGCTGCAACTGCGTGCGCCCGGGTCTGATTGTCACACCGCAGAACGAACCCCGGATCCCGGATGTCCTGAAGAAGATCTATCTGAGCAACATCTGCGTGACCAGATACGGCCGTCCGGAGGACATCGGGCACCTGTGTGTGTACCTGGGAAGCGACGAGAGCTATTATATGACAGGGCAGATCCTGACCGTGGATGGCGGCCTCAACACGCACTCTCCCACGGTGGCACAGTTCCGGGAACTGAATTCCAGGACCTGGTAG
- a CDS encoding HAD family hydrolase — MTKAIIFDMDGVLVDTESWFQTQFRDMLLDCGVDVSKEEIRVLTGCSMEQEDEFIQEKLGVDAYTAARMKDKWMAAHPVNYADQARPGLKKTLQILRDAGYKVAIASSSPMRFIEQMIRECGLENMFDVVVSGHDLPKTKPDPAIYRLALEKLGVPAADAAAVEDSFYGVQAAKGAGLYVFGFRDPFSNLSLVEADTTVDELLQVPALLKVMPEGCGSC, encoded by the coding sequence ATGACAAAAGCGATTATCTTCGATATGGACGGTGTCCTGGTGGATACAGAATCCTGGTTCCAGACACAGTTCAGGGACATGCTGCTCGACTGCGGTGTGGATGTATCGAAAGAGGAGATCCGGGTGCTGACTGGCTGTTCCATGGAACAGGAAGATGAATTCATCCAGGAAAAACTCGGCGTGGATGCCTATACCGCGGCGAGAATGAAAGACAAATGGATGGCAGCTCACCCCGTAAACTACGCCGATCAGGCAAGGCCCGGTCTGAAGAAGACTCTGCAGATCCTGCGGGATGCGGGATACAAAGTGGCCATTGCCAGTTCCTCGCCCATGCGGTTCATTGAACAGATGATCCGTGAATGCGGCCTGGAGAATATGTTTGACGTCGTGGTCTCCGGTCATGACCTGCCGAAGACCAAACCCGACCCGGCGATCTACCGCCTGGCTCTCGAAAAACTCGGAGTCCCTGCAGCGGATGCCGCAGCTGTGGAAGACAGCTTCTATGGGGTACAGGCCGCTAAGGGTGCGGGACTGTATGTCTTCGGTTTCCGTGATCCGTTCTCCAACCTTTCACTGGTGGAAGCGGATACAACAGTGGATGAGCTGCTCCAGGTTCCGGCTTTGCTGAAGGTGATGCCAGAGGGTTGCGGTTCATGTTAG
- a CDS encoding transketolase family protein yields the protein MSDVKKIATREGYGQALVELGALHPEIVVLDADLAGATKTSMFRDAYPDRFIECGIAEANMMDVAAGLSTLGFVPFASSFAMFAAGRAYDMVRNSIGYPGLNVKVCASHGGISVGEDGASHQMNEDFALMRVIPGMTVMCPSDFVEAQKMVKAAYELNGPVYIRFGRAATPIIHDEDFDFRIGQAEMLQDGTDVTLIATGIVVPEAMEAAKSLAEEGISARVLNMATIKPLDKEAVIKAAQETGHIVTVEEHSIIGGLGEAVASVLAEEAPARLHRIGVRDVFGHSGPAAVLLHEFGLDAEGIAKETRRFLEKQK from the coding sequence ATGAGTGATGTAAAGAAAATCGCGACCCGGGAAGGCTACGGCCAGGCCCTGGTGGAACTCGGTGCCCTGCACCCGGAGATCGTGGTCCTGGATGCCGACCTGGCAGGGGCCACAAAGACTTCCATGTTCCGGGACGCCTATCCCGACCGCTTCATCGAGTGCGGCATTGCCGAAGCCAATATGATGGACGTGGCCGCCGGCCTCTCCACCCTGGGCTTTGTGCCCTTCGCCAGCTCCTTTGCGATGTTTGCCGCAGGCCGTGCCTATGACATGGTCCGCAACTCCATCGGCTATCCGGGACTGAACGTGAAGGTGTGTGCCTCCCATGGCGGGATCTCCGTCGGTGAAGACGGTGCCAGTCACCAGATGAACGAGGACTTTGCGCTGATGCGCGTGATTCCCGGCATGACTGTGATGTGTCCTTCCGATTTCGTGGAAGCACAGAAAATGGTCAAGGCTGCCTACGAGCTGAACGGACCGGTCTACATCCGGTTCGGACGGGCTGCCACCCCGATCATTCACGATGAAGACTTCGATTTCCGGATCGGCCAGGCGGAAATGCTGCAGGACGGCACGGACGTGACGCTGATTGCCACCGGCATCGTGGTGCCCGAAGCCATGGAAGCCGCAAAGTCCCTGGCAGAAGAAGGCATTTCGGCACGTGTCCTGAACATGGCCACGATCAAGCCCCTGGACAAAGAGGCCGTGATCAAAGCCGCACAGGAAACCGGCCACATCGTCACGGTGGAAGAGCACTCCATCATTGGCGGTCTGGGTGAAGCCGTGGCTTCCGTGCTGGCGGAAGAGGCACCGGCCAGACTGCACCGCATCGGTGTGCGGGATGTATTCGGCCACTCGGGTCCGGCAGCGGTGCTGCTGCATGAATTCGGGCTGGATGCCGAAGGCATTGCGAAGGAAACCCGCAGGTTCCTGGAAAAACAGAAATAA
- a CDS encoding glycerol-3-phosphate acyltransferase: MEARLLSLFIGYVFGCILFSPIVARAAGKNIYEEGSGNPGMANTGRVLGTKAAALVLLGDGMKTVLAIVICRWLFPAAGDILTLYAGLGAAIGHCYPFWREFQGGKGVAVLAVTYVLYAPVWGILSLLTGGICVLCKMGLKWGAAVISLTFSVCTGLMGGREAFFVSLVMVALMILRNSRKTLLDKAEEKPAQENKENNGKEN, encoded by the coding sequence ATGGAAGCACGACTGCTGTCTCTTTTCATTGGCTATGTCTTTGGCTGCATTCTGTTCAGCCCCATCGTGGCGCGGGCAGCCGGGAAAAACATCTACGAAGAAGGATCGGGGAATCCGGGCATGGCCAACACAGGCCGCGTCCTGGGGACAAAGGCTGCAGCCCTGGTGCTCCTGGGCGACGGCATGAAAACCGTTCTGGCCATTGTGATCTGCCGCTGGCTCTTTCCTGCCGCCGGCGACATCCTCACCCTTTATGCGGGACTGGGTGCAGCCATCGGCCATTGTTATCCCTTCTGGCGCGAATTCCAGGGCGGAAAGGGTGTGGCTGTCCTGGCTGTCACCTATGTGCTGTATGCCCCTGTCTGGGGAATCCTGTCCCTGCTGACAGGCGGCATCTGTGTTCTATGCAAGATGGGCCTGAAGTGGGGGGCGGCTGTCATTTCCCTGACTTTTTCGGTCTGCACCGGCCTGATGGGCGGCAGAGAAGCATTCTTTGTTTCGCTGGTCATGGTGGCACTGATGATCCTGCGCAACAGCCGGAAAACACTCCTGGACAAGGCAGAAGAGAAACCGGCGCAGGAAAACAAAGAGAACAACGGCAAAGAGAACTGA
- a CDS encoding RluA family pseudouridine synthase → MAERLHITADRNGTVEQLLARQPGLSRRQISRLKFLPAGLLVNGIPARSVTPVKPGDDVSLWLHESSHRHPVPYRILFEDALLLVVDKPAGLVVHPSPGHEQDSMQSVLEAALGHPLYLKGRLDKDTSGILVFGKASWVPSLTKTKKRYLALCHGQVQPQVICTPLKLQDRTMVPSLDGKSALTYVTPVRSIPGGTLVSVKIEHGRMHQIRAHMASAGHPLLQDPLYGSSCESGASATEGRAMLHCAAVTLRHPVTGDRLDLAARLPDDFLALCGVSSP, encoded by the coding sequence ATGGCTGAACGGCTTCATATCACAGCAGACAGGAACGGGACCGTGGAACAGCTTTTGGCCAGACAACCGGGTCTATCCCGGCGCCAGATCTCCCGGCTGAAGTTTCTGCCTGCAGGCCTTCTGGTCAATGGGATTCCTGCCAGATCCGTCACCCCGGTAAAACCTGGAGACGACGTGTCTCTCTGGCTGCATGAAAGCAGCCACCGGCATCCGGTTCCGTACCGGATTCTCTTTGAAGATGCCCTGCTGCTGGTGGTGGACAAACCCGCCGGGCTGGTGGTTCATCCCAGCCCCGGGCATGAACAGGATTCCATGCAGAGCGTTCTGGAAGCTGCGCTGGGTCATCCCTTGTATCTCAAGGGACGCCTGGATAAAGACACTTCCGGGATCCTGGTATTCGGCAAGGCCTCCTGGGTTCCGTCCCTGACAAAAACGAAAAAACGGTATCTGGCCCTGTGCCATGGACAGGTGCAGCCGCAGGTCATCTGCACTCCGCTCAAACTGCAGGACCGGACAATGGTCCCGTCTCTGGATGGGAAAAGCGCCTTGACCTATGTAACACCGGTCAGATCCATCCCCGGCGGTACACTGGTCTCCGTGAAAATCGAGCATGGGCGCATGCATCAGATCCGGGCCCATATGGCATCAGCTGGTCATCCGCTGCTCCAGGATCCTTTGTATGGTTCCTCCTGTGAATCCGGAGCGTCAGCCACAGAAGGAAGAGCCATGCTGCACTGCGCTGCCGTCACCCTCCGCCATCCTGTCACCGGCGACCGGCTGGATCTCGCTGCAAGGCTTCCAGACGACTTTCTGGCTCTTTGCGGCGTATCATCTCCATAG
- a CDS encoding DUF4230 domain-containing protein, with product MWKGLKKLPTAVNICLLIAVLAVVVYCGYRVNRFVVGRPPETAMEVKSSLQSLENASSLRVMNTPYSAVATVYQDKEQKKPLYHVWYNGIIKMNTDFSEIQVEGNEESRELVVTMRPVQLEYELLDGFKYLPEAPNNEKGFVEARKAAEADLKKRVLKDVNLNETANENARTILKEFTESITGGEYHVTVVTEAPATASSAETKTGDKSDTEKPEQEAPSDEKK from the coding sequence TTGTGGAAGGGACTGAAAAAGCTCCCGACCGCCGTGAACATCTGTCTGCTGATTGCAGTCCTTGCTGTCGTGGTTTACTGCGGCTACAGAGTCAACCGGTTTGTGGTGGGCAGGCCGCCGGAAACCGCAATGGAAGTCAAGTCTTCTCTCCAGTCACTGGAAAACGCCAGCTCCCTGCGGGTCATGAACACGCCGTACTCCGCAGTAGCCACTGTGTACCAGGACAAAGAACAGAAAAAGCCCCTGTATCATGTCTGGTACAACGGAATCATCAAAATGAATACAGATTTCAGCGAAATCCAGGTGGAAGGAAACGAGGAAAGCAGGGAACTGGTCGTGACGATGCGGCCAGTCCAGCTGGAATATGAACTGCTGGATGGATTCAAATATCTTCCTGAAGCACCGAATAACGAGAAAGGATTCGTGGAAGCCAGAAAAGCTGCAGAAGCCGACCTGAAAAAACGGGTGCTCAAGGATGTCAACCTCAACGAGACAGCCAATGAAAACGCCAGGACAATTCTGAAAGAGTTCACGGAGTCCATTACAGGCGGCGAATATCATGTCACGGTGGTCACAGAAGCACCGGCAACGGCCTCGTCTGCAGAAACAAAAACGGGCGATAAATCCGATACAGAGAAACCGGAACAGGAGGCACCATCTGATGAAAAAAAGTAA
- a CDS encoding zinc-dependent peptidase produces the protein MKRHAVFHITFGTILGTALVFSLIYWGLPWILEYFGYPGDLLLDRNMRLYFGGLWAVVHFLRSGLRHSKLGFFLRFIRACLLIAALCLTGYYVYEYMLPDHSIEQFRQIFDQAKEAVQKQQVSLDGYTYTDQRDGLPEVGIQAAVSQEEAAQILEENVYCLPDWLLQQTNVIRVLDDAAFTRAMAEHNIQAGGLVAGFSTYSYTDNGTGLLESNHDEEVFLRLESLEPSTTAHELTHCFDFEHDITQKNADSEYTETVRRIYESQPALISAYGATDISEFFAEAGSLYIMDPGLLQQKSPELYGVLEALFGPTGEGVPSSQEGFDLQQWLRDLQLPDIQWPDLSSLHF, from the coding sequence ATGAAGCGACACGCTGTTTTTCACATCACATTCGGCACCATCCTCGGCACGGCACTGGTCTTCAGCCTGATTTACTGGGGACTGCCCTGGATCCTGGAATACTTCGGATACCCTGGTGATCTGCTGCTGGATCGGAATATGCGGCTGTATTTCGGAGGGCTATGGGCCGTCGTCCACTTTCTCCGCTCGGGGCTGCGGCATTCGAAGCTGGGGTTCTTCCTGCGCTTTATCCGGGCCTGTCTGCTCATTGCGGCTTTGTGCTTGACGGGATATTACGTCTATGAATACATGCTGCCGGATCATTCCATCGAGCAGTTCCGGCAGATCTTCGACCAGGCGAAGGAAGCGGTCCAGAAACAGCAGGTGAGTCTTGACGGATACACTTACACGGATCAGCGTGACGGACTTCCGGAAGTGGGGATCCAGGCAGCGGTGTCGCAGGAAGAGGCGGCGCAGATCCTGGAAGAAAACGTCTACTGCCTGCCGGACTGGCTGCTGCAGCAGACCAACGTGATCCGGGTCCTGGACGATGCAGCCTTCACCCGGGCCATGGCGGAACACAACATCCAGGCGGGGGGGCTGGTTGCGGGATTCTCCACCTATTCCTATACCGACAACGGAACCGGACTGCTGGAGAGCAACCATGATGAGGAAGTGTTTCTGCGCCTCGAGAGCCTGGAGCCTTCCACCACAGCCCATGAGCTGACCCACTGCTTCGACTTCGAGCATGACATTACGCAGAAAAATGCCGACAGCGAGTATACGGAAACTGTGCGTCGGATCTATGAATCGCAGCCTGCCCTGATTTCCGCCTACGGCGCCACCGACATCAGCGAATTTTTCGCCGAAGCCGGGTCCCTGTACATCATGGATCCGGGACTTCTGCAGCAGAAGAGTCCGGAACTGTATGGTGTGCTTGAAGCGCTCTTTGGCCCCACGGGAGAGGGAGTCCCCTCTTCCCAGGAGGGATTTGACCTGCAGCAGTGGCTCCGTGATCTGCAGCTGCCCGACATACAGTGGCCGGATCTGTCCAGTCTGCACTTCTGA
- a CDS encoding transketolase: MTPEREHQLKLDAIRVREGILTSTHGAKSGHPGGSLSAADLFTYLYDEVLDADPADPLKENRDRFVLSKGHVTPGYYSALALKGFFPFEDLKTFRHSGSYLQGHPNMNSVPGVDMSTGSLGQGCSVACGMAKGAKMLGKDFAVYTLMGDGEIEEGQIWEAAMFAGHYKLDNLCMIVDINGLQIDGRCSEVMNAQPIDKKFEAFGADVTVIDGHDFHQLEQAFGRFNENRGHGRPTVILMNTLKGKGVSYMEDACGWHGKGPNADEYALGMAELAAAREALEAEGVQA; encoded by the coding sequence ATGACACCTGAAAGAGAACATCAGCTGAAGCTTGACGCCATCAGGGTGCGGGAAGGAATCCTGACCAGTACCCATGGTGCAAAGTCCGGTCATCCCGGAGGCAGTCTCTCGGCTGCAGATCTGTTCACATATCTCTATGATGAAGTGCTTGATGCCGATCCGGCCGATCCGCTGAAGGAAAACAGGGACCGGTTTGTGCTGTCCAAGGGCCACGTGACCCCCGGCTACTATTCGGCACTGGCTCTGAAGGGCTTCTTTCCTTTTGAAGACCTGAAAACATTCCGTCACAGCGGAAGCTATCTCCAGGGCCACCCGAACATGAACTCCGTCCCGGGCGTGGATATGTCTACCGGATCCCTGGGACAGGGCTGTTCCGTCGCCTGCGGCATGGCCAAGGGCGCCAAGATGCTCGGAAAGGATTTTGCGGTCTACACCCTCATGGGCGATGGCGAGATCGAGGAAGGCCAGATCTGGGAAGCCGCGATGTTTGCCGGCCACTACAAGCTGGACAACCTGTGCATGATCGTGGACATCAACGGCCTGCAGATCGACGGCCGCTGCAGCGAGGTCATGAACGCGCAGCCCATTGACAAAAAATTCGAGGCCTTCGGCGCGGATGTCACCGTCATTGACGGCCATGACTTCCACCAGCTGGAGCAGGCATTTGGCCGGTTCAACGAAAACAGGGGCCACGGCCGTCCGACGGTGATCCTCATGAACACCCTCAAGGGCAAGGGCGTGTCCTATATGGAAGACGCCTGCGGCTGGCACGGCAAGGGCCCGAACGCAGACGAATATGCCCTGGGCATGGCGGAACTGGCAGCAGCCAGGGAAGCGCTGGAAGCGGAAGGAGTGCAGGCATGA